In Spirochaetales bacterium, the following are encoded in one genomic region:
- the fliD gene encoding flagellar filament capping protein FliD — translation MSDITIPGVTSKVDTAKIIDALMDVKRVSLERMEKDVETYQEDKSYWQEINRKLSKLRDSAKDLYSFQNPFNEKIAESSNESILTATATREADEIERDIIVKQIARADRFISKSLDKGFKVEAGTYEFRVGEQYIKFSFSGGSLREFAEAINKKGEGLLKAEVIRDTKNSEIIIIESGKTGTKNKLVFLGKSLEFGLAVGMLEEAIDVSRTVDFSVSEPQKWEAPLDKNFYSISENTLTLNPGGELKIPVTPPLPLNTNMVMDVEITMRELTDEEMITEAPPPGPTIPEVGDITFEGITIKNEKSHLVLPDWEPPAPPERVEDMNVLFMGSGSTIVPLTRPEVSRETQVLHIPIGKMGNRIDALYLRNRNTHRIFEIGNISIYDPTSRGNFKPVNPVSEAQDAVIIMDGITVKRETNEIDDLIPHVTLNLKRESSEQVTLNVKRDIDSIKSSLITFIGYYNQLITTIDIFTRTNEEVIEQIDYFTDAEREEAHKKLGKLQGDVMLMQLKRTMQNLMMNPYKTSGDTQLSLLAQIGISTNTAKPGTSASIDKSRLRGYLDIDDSILTSMLTKNAGWVKDLFGMDTDRDLIIDSGIAFSIDNTIKPYTQTGGLLENKFKTYDLKIAAKEEEIREYNDYLEDYEASLKRKYANMEGMLETLEENSKALENFNKNQK, via the coding sequence ATGTCCGATATTACCATTCCTGGTGTCACGAGCAAGGTTGATACAGCCAAAATCATCGACGCTCTCATGGATGTCAAACGAGTGTCACTCGAGCGGATGGAAAAAGACGTCGAGACATACCAGGAAGACAAATCATATTGGCAGGAAATAAACAGGAAACTCTCGAAACTCAGGGACAGTGCAAAAGATCTCTATAGTTTTCAGAATCCTTTTAATGAAAAAATAGCAGAATCAAGCAATGAGAGCATTCTTACCGCAACGGCGACGCGTGAAGCTGACGAAATCGAGCGGGATATCATTGTCAAACAAATCGCCCGCGCAGACAGGTTCATCTCGAAATCTCTCGATAAAGGATTTAAAGTCGAAGCGGGAACGTACGAGTTCAGGGTCGGCGAGCAATATATAAAATTTTCATTTTCAGGCGGCAGTCTGCGGGAGTTCGCCGAAGCGATCAATAAAAAGGGCGAAGGTCTTCTGAAAGCGGAAGTTATCCGGGACACGAAAAACTCGGAGATAATCATCATCGAAAGCGGAAAAACCGGGACTAAAAACAAGCTGGTCTTTCTCGGCAAATCTCTCGAGTTCGGTCTTGCCGTCGGAATGCTCGAAGAGGCGATCGATGTTTCGAGGACCGTCGATTTTTCCGTTTCGGAACCCCAAAAGTGGGAAGCCCCGCTGGATAAAAATTTTTACAGCATCTCTGAAAACACGCTTACCCTGAATCCGGGCGGTGAATTGAAAATTCCGGTCACCCCCCCACTCCCGCTGAATACAAACATGGTCATGGACGTCGAAATCACGATGAGGGAGTTGACCGATGAGGAAATGATTACCGAGGCCCCCCCTCCCGGCCCGACAATTCCCGAAGTCGGAGACATCACATTCGAAGGGATTACCATAAAGAACGAAAAATCACATCTTGTTCTTCCCGATTGGGAACCCCCGGCCCCGCCCGAACGCGTCGAGGATATGAACGTCCTCTTTATGGGCTCGGGATCCACTATCGTTCCGCTTACCCGGCCGGAGGTGAGCAGGGAAACCCAGGTACTTCATATTCCGATCGGGAAAATGGGAAATCGTATCGATGCCCTCTATCTCAGAAACAGAAATACTCACCGGATTTTTGAAATCGGCAATATTTCGATTTATGATCCGACATCCCGCGGCAATTTCAAACCCGTTAATCCGGTATCGGAAGCCCAGGATGCGGTTATCATCATGGACGGTATCACCGTAAAACGTGAAACAAACGAGATTGACGACCTGATTCCCCATGTCACACTCAATCTGAAAAGGGAAAGTTCGGAACAGGTGACCTTGAATGTCAAACGGGATATCGATTCGATAAAAAGTTCGCTTATAACCTTTATCGGGTATTACAATCAGCTTATCACCACCATCGATATTTTTACCCGGACAAACGAAGAGGTTATCGAACAGATCGACTATTTCACCGACGCCGAACGGGAGGAGGCCCATAAAAAACTCGGGAAACTTCAGGGTGACGTCATGCTTATGCAGTTGAAGCGGACAATGCAGAATCTCATGATGAATCCTTACAAGACCTCGGGCGACACGCAACTCTCGCTCCTGGCACAAATCGGCATTTCAACCAACACGGCGAAACCCGGAACATCCGCTTCTATCGACAAGTCAAGACTGAGAGGGTATCTCGATATCGATGATTCCATACTCACCTCAATGCTGACAAAAAATGCCGGATGGGTGAAAGATCTCTTTGGCATGGATACTGATAGGGATTTGATTATCGATTCCGGAATCGCGTTTTCCATCGATAATACCATCAAGCCGTATACACAGACCGGGGGTTTACTCGAGAACAAATTCAAAACCTACGATCTTAAAATAGCCGCGAAGGAAGAAGAGATCAGGGAATACAACGATTATCTGGAAGACTACGAAGCGTCATTGAAAAGAAAGTACGCGAATATGGAAGGAATGCTCGAAACACTCGAAGAGAACTCAAAAGCCCTTGAAAATTTCAATAAAAACCAGAAGTGA
- a CDS encoding flagellar protein FlaG, giving the protein MSIEAPRNLTTLTSQEHLVKETNTGQQHEQHLSVQTTKDIEKDANVLTENDLARLIEALEQVISQFNRRLKFDINREINRIVVKVIDKDTDKVIKEIPPAEIQNLILKIREAIGLLFDIEI; this is encoded by the coding sequence ATGAGCATCGAAGCTCCCCGGAATTTGACAACACTAACATCTCAAGAACACCTGGTAAAGGAAACAAATACAGGGCAACAGCACGAACAGCACCTCTCCGTTCAGACGACGAAAGACATTGAAAAGGACGCAAATGTACTGACGGAAAACGATCTCGCACGCCTCATAGAAGCCCTCGAACAGGTAATCAGTCAATTCAACAGACGCCTTAAATTCGATATTAACAGGGAAATAAACCGCATCGTTGTAAAGGTGATTGATAAAGATACCGACAAAGTAATTAAGGAGATCCCCCCCGCCGAGATTCAAAATTTGATACTGAAAATCAGAGAAGCGATCGGGCTTCTCTTTGATATCGAGATTTAA